One genomic segment of Komagataella phaffii GS115 chromosome 4, complete sequence includes these proteins:
- a CDS encoding Essential nuclear protein with a possible role in the osmoregulatory glycerol response: MNRHEIRLPGSLLDQIRSNEESSVNGSDVRDFTSKRKRPQVNRKDKRRQLRQDKKEKHKQKQRSAKANSQRSKKVDEAETLLKSSLKAKSENTEKTKSVKFADFDSDSSVSDAADLSTDSSPLEKLKALKAEKNISGQSTERVVNLSDLSDDEVSDLGDSSKEEAEEENLINDDGEEEEDPLAQLAALKGKSRSTKTTKSTERIISLSDLSDDEVSDLDGDEDEDEDGDDEEVDEDQLEHYEEEEEEEEEEGDTNQKKHKSKSKNETVRILSPHERALIEKEEEEMKYYARKLGLKADSKLNKNDENDAIGGLLDGLDTIFDGSQEQSSGSASEEQDGDDEEFDSDERRELAEMEKIETSDSAADSDSDEGPRVKENPFVAPVSQSSKYVPPALRRKQTQDSEQVQKIIKQVKGPLNKLTEQNMMTIVSQLQLLYNDNPRQVVTEVITDVILKTIMTPGRLLDGFVLVYSGLVSAIYRNRYEFGTHIIQVAITKLEEFFQGTLSVESKEIVNLTSFIGFLYNFNVFGCKLIYDIIRERLVTDSNEVKVELLLKLIRCCGSKLRSDDISLLKDILELLNKDFVNSKQSTRAKFLIETMTNLKNNKLKGFDVENTAQMIVRIKKVLPIGKIVEPIQVSFDDILHVEDRGKWWLIGSAWKGTDSTSVEGDETQTEKTVGKFQVNDSSDFMVDSEPNWQELARTQRMNTDVRRAIFISIVSAEDYVNAFEKLEKLRLKRQQQKEIPQILLHCVTMEDTYNPFYGFLAKKLCEDHMMRKSFQFTLWDILKDFESHDDKDNDSDTGLAFSFHNDEENINEETQLKRVLNLGRFFGFLFGQSSLALHLLRNVNFLTTLATTTLFLEIMFITFLDQLCLKKDLQKLQQALQNCNEQPLLLKGLKYFLPEKVQNSQLTKGRKQKERINWGVERCEEIIDQLLPE, translated from the coding sequence ATGAATCGACACGAGATCAGATTGCCCGGTAGTTTGCTGGATCAGATTCGGTCAAATGAAGAGAGCTCAGTGAATGGATCAGACGTTCGGGATTTTAcaagcaaaagaaaacgCCCTCAAGTCAATAGAAAGGATAAGAGAAGACAGCTTAGACAGGAtaaaaaagagaaacacAAACAAAAACAGAGATCTGCAAAAGCAAACAGTCAAAGGTCAAAGAAGGTCGATGAAGCGGAAACACTGCTGAAGAGCAGTTTAAAGGCAAAGTCTGAGAATACAGAAAAGACCAAAAGTGTCAAATTTGCAGACTTTGATTCCGATTCAAGCGTTTCAGATGCAGCTGATCTCTCTACTGATAGCAGTCCACTAGAAAAATTAAAGGCACTCAAGgctgaaaagaatattAGTGGGCAATCTACTGAAAGGGTCGTCAATTTAAGTGATCTGAGCGATGATGAGGTATCTGATTTAGGCGATAGCTCTAAAGAGGAagctgaggaagaaaattTGATTAATGATGATGgggaggaggaagaagaccCTTTGGCCCAATTGGCAGCTTTGAAGGGCAAATCCAGATCAACTAAAACTACGAAAAGCACGGAGAGAATCATTTCTCTCAGCGATTTGAGTGATGATGAGGTTTCTGACTTGGATGgagatgaagatgaagatgaagatggagatgatgaagaagtcGATGAAGATCAACTAGAGCACtacgaagaagaagaagaagaagaagaagaagaaggagacACGAACCAGAAGAAACATAAATCAAAGTCAAAAAATGAAACCGTTCGCATATTGTCCCCTCATGAAAGAGCCCTAAtagaaaaggaagaagaagaaatgaaGTACTACGCAAGGAAGCTTGGTCTTAAAGCTGATTCTAAACTAAACAAGAATGACGAAAATGATGCCATCGGTGGATTGCTAGACGGACTGGATACCATATTTGATGGCAGTCAAGAACAAAGTTCAGGATCCGCTAGTGAAGAGCAGGAtggtgatgatgaagaatttgattcTGATGAACGAAGGGAGTTGgcagaaatggaaaaaattgaaacaTCCGATAGTGCAGCAGATTCAGACTCGGATGAAGGCCCCCGAGTCAAAGAAAATCCATTTGTTGCACCTGTCTCCCAGTCATCAAAATACGTCCCCCCTGCCTTAAGACGAAAACAAACTCAAGACTCAGAACAAGTccaaaaaatcatcaaacAGGTTAAAGGCCCGTTAAATAAACTTACAGAGCAAAACATGATGACTATAGTCAGTCAATTACAACTTCTGTACAATGATAATCCCAGGCAGGTTGTCACTGAGGTGATTACAGACGTTATTCTCAAAACTATCATGACGCCTGGGCGTTTACTGGATGGATTTGTACTGGTATACAGTGGTTTAGTGAGCGCCATTTATAGAAATAGGTATGAGTTTGGTACTCATATCATTCAGGTTGCTATCACGAAGTTGGAGGAATTTTTTCAGGGGACGTTATCAGttgaaagcaaagaaattgtTAACCTGACTTCATTCATTGGTTTTTTGTACAATTTTAATGTTTTTGGTTGTAAGCTCATTTATGACATAATCAGGGAAAGATTAGTGACAGATTCCAATGAAGTGAAAGTTGAGCTTCTTCTGAAGCTCATAAGATGCTGCGGATCCAAGTTGCGTTCTGATGACATCAGTTTATTAAAAGATATACTCGAGCTTTTGAATAAAGATTTTGTCAACTCTAAGCAGTCTACAAGAGCAAAGTTCCTGATTGAAACGATGaccaatttgaagaataatAAATTAAAGGGTTTTGATGTCGAAAATACTGCGCAAATGATTGTTCGGATCAAAAAGGTACTACCTATAGGGAAGATAGTTGAACCTATCCAGGTTTCGTTTGATGATATATTGCATGTTGAAGACAGAGGTAAGTGGTGGTTAATTGGATCAGCTTGGAAAGGTACAGATTCTACCTCAGTTGAAGGAGATGAAACGCAAACAGAGAAGACAGTTGGGAAATTTCAAGTCAATGATAGCTCAGACTTCATGGTAGATAGTGAACCTAACTGGCAAGAACTCGCTCGAACTCAGAGAATGAATACTGATGTCAGAAGAGCCATTTTCATTAGCATCGTTTCAGCCGAAGATTATGTTAATGcgtttgaaaaactggaaaagCTCCGGCTCAAGAGACAACAGCAAAAGGAAATACCCCAAATCCTACTGCACTGTGTTACTATGGAAGATACATACAATCCATTTTACGGATTCCTTGCTAAAAAACTGTGTGAAGACCATATGATGAGgaaatcttttcaattcacTCTTTGGGACATCCTTAAGGATTTTGAGTCCCATGATGATAAGGATAATGATAGCGACACGGGATTggcattttcttttcataaTGACGAGGAAAACATAAACGAGGAGACTCAACTAAAGAGAGTATTGAATTTAGGACgtttctttggttttcTGTTCGGCCAATCGTCATTAGCCTTGCATTTATTGCGAAACGTCAACTTTTTGACTACTTTGGCAACTACCACTCTGTTTTTGGAAATCATGTTCATTACTTTCCTAGATCAACTATGCCTGAAGAAGGATCTACAAAAGCTGCAACAGGCGCTACAAAATTGTAACGAACAACCATTGCTATTGAAAGGTCTCAAGTACTTTCTACCGGAAAAAGTCCAGAACAGTCAATTAACCAAGGGAAggaaacagaaagaaaggATTAATTGGGGAGTGGAAAGATGCGAAGAGATTATTGATCAGTTACTCCCTGAATGA
- a CDS encoding Mitochondrial protein involved in sorting of proteins in the mitochondria, translating into MNRFRLDAKVVTDLALFVGTSLSIYYLISTLLGDGAPHSLKSKESKKKAKASLERLKALNPDLNLDLNDYEKVVLSSVITPSEINVGFDDIGGLEPIIDDLRESVLVPLNHPELFNQYSQLLQAPKGVLLYGPPGCGKTMLAKALASESGANFISIRMSSVMDKWYGESNKLVDAIFSLANKLQPCIIFIDEIDSFLRERQAMDHEITATLKAEFMTLWDGLTSTGRILVLGATNRPNDIDSAFMRRMPKRFSVNLPDTEQRFKILNVLLKDVAYDFDLIDLAVKTAGASGSDLKEMCRNAAVNATRQYIRKNMGASGKMKTTEKIKLRPLNLGDFLTTISPSDPVHRNVIPAAPNVD; encoded by the coding sequence ATGAACAGATTTAGACTGGATGCAAAGGTGGTGACGGATTTGGCCCTTTTTGTTGGAACGAGTCTGTCCATATATTATTTAATTAGCACGCTTTTGGGAGACGGTGCTCCCCACTCGCTGAAAtccaaagaatcaaagaagaaagcaaaGGCTTCATTAGAACGGTTAAAGGCACTAAATCCCGATCTGAATCTGGATTTAAATGATTACGAAAAAGTAGTACTCTCCTCAGTAATAACTCCATCAGAAATAAATGTGGGGTTTGACGATATTGGTGGATTGGAACCTATTATTGACGATTTACGAGAGAGTGTTTTGGTTCCGTTGAACCATCCAGAGTTGTTCAATCAATATTCGCAGTTGCTTCAGGCTCCTAAGGGGGTATTATTATATGGTCCACCTGGCTGCGGAAAAACAATGTTAGCTAAAGCTTTGGCTTCAGAAAGTGGTGCCAATTTTATATCGATTAGGATGTCTTCTGTTATGGATAAATGGTACGGGGAATCTAACAAGCTTGTGGATGCAATATTCTCGTTGGCTAACAAATTGCAGCCATGTATTATTTTCATCGATGAGATCGACTCTTTTTTGAGAGAAAGACAAGCTATGGATCATGAAATTACAGCCACTTTGAAGGCAGAGTTTATGACCCTTTGGGATGGGTTAACCTCCACGGGCAGGATCCTTGTACTGGGGGCTACCAACAGACCAAATGATATTGACAGCGCATTTATGAGGCGAATGCCTAAAAGGTTTTCCGTTAACCTTCCCGATACAGAGCAACGATTCAAGATTCTCAACGTATTACTTAAAGACGTCGCCTACGATTTTGATTTAATAGACTTGGCAGTGAAAACGGCAGGTGCCAGCGGGTCtgatttgaaggagatgtGTCGAAATGCTGCTGTCAATGCGACGAGACAATACATCCGCAAGAATATGGGAGCATCAGGGAAAATGAAGACCACGGAAAAGATTAAGCTGCGTCCTTTGAATCTGGGGGACTTTCTAACTACTATTTCACCCAGCGACCCTGTTCACAGGAATGTCATACCTGCAGCCCCCAATGTGGACTGA
- a CDS encoding Cytochrome b2 (L-lactate cytochrome-c oxidoreductase), giving the protein MNGRLLFQGYRSSIRATAFAGRNLRPLQASRKLSSILPKAGSEKSHSSSKILTRGGLVIGLALVATTATIWSQSLASPISNDDERKVTPEELAKHNTGTDCWVAINGKVYDLTEFLPQHPGGRNVILKRAGKDASKVFNPIHPPDAISKFLPADKFVGVLDGELPEEEEVLTDAEIERQERIANKPPLSSMFNVYDFEYVAQNILDEAAWAYYSSAADDEITLRENHFAYHKVFFRPRILVDVTNIELETEMLGIKTSAPFYISATALAKLGHPEGEVGIAKGAGRGDIIQMISTLASCSLDETVAAAKEGQSQWFQLYVNSDREVAYNMIKHCEELGIKGIFVTVDAPSLGNREKDRRMKFTEDTDVDLSGDGKTEVNRSNGAAAALSSFIDTAVTWKDIAEFKRRTNLPIVIKGIQRTEDVILAAEHGVDGVVLSNHGGRQLDGAPPSLQVLAECMPVLRQRGLDKKLEVFVDGGIRRGTDIMKALCLGAKGVGLGRPFLYANSAYGPDGVEKAIDILKNELIMNMRLLGVTKISDLSPEFVDTRPLFGLTANDRLFNNNYLDIEFPKFKDE; this is encoded by the coding sequence ATGAATGGTAGATTGCTCTTTCAAGGGTATAGAAGCTCAATTAGAGCGACAGCCTTTGCTGGAAGAAACCTAAGGCCACTGCAAGCTTCTAGAAAGCTTTCTTCAATACTTCCCAAAGCTGGATCTGAAAAGTCGCACTCCTCTAGTAAGATCCTGACCAGAGGTGGGTTAGTTATTGGCTTAGCCTTAGTAGCCACCACTGCAACGATATGGTCTCAGTCGTTGGCATCTCCGATTAGCAATGATGATGAGAGAAAAGTTACACCGGAAGAGTTGGCCAAGCACAACACAGGAACCGACTGTTGGGTAGCCATCAATGGAAAAGTGTACGATCTGACTGAATTTCTGCCTCAACATCCTGGTGGCCGTAATGTTATATTGAAGCGGGCTGGAAAAGACGCTTCCAAAGTGTTCAATCCGATCCACCCCCCAGATGCCATTTCCAAGTTCCTTCCCGCTGATAAGTTTGTCGGAGTTTTGGATGGAGAATTGCCcgaggaagaggaagtCCTTACTGACGCTGAGATTGAAAGACAGGAGAGGATCGCCAATAAACCACCTTTAAGCTCGATGTTCAATGTGTACGACTTTGAATATGTGGCTCAAAACATTCTAGATGAAGCTGCTTGGGCTTACTACTCCAGTGCTGCTGATGATGAGATAACGCTGCGTGAGAACCACTTTGCCTACCATAAAGTTTTTTTCAGACCAAGGATATTGGTCGACGTCACTAACATAGAATTGGAAACAGAAATGCTTGGTATTAAAACTTCTGCTCCCTTCTACATTTCTGCTACTGCTCTAGCTAAGTTAGGACACCCAGAGGGAGAAGTTGGTATTGCCAAAGGTGCTGGCCGTGGAGATATTATCCAGATGATTTCCACTTTGGCTTCTTGCTCCCTAGACGAAACTGTTGCCGCTGCCAAGGAAGGTCAATCCCAATGGTTCCAATTGTACGTAAATTCTGACCGTGAAGTTGCCTATAATATGATCAAGCACTGTGAAGAACTTGGAATTAAGGGCATCTTTGTCACTGTTGATGCTCCCTCTTTAGGAAACAGAGAGAAGGATAGACGTATGAAGTTCACTGAAGATACTGATGTGGACTTGTCTGGCGATGGTAAAACAGAGGTTAACCGTTCGAACGGTGCAGCAGCTGCATTGTCTTCATTTATCGACACCGCTGTGACTTGGAAGGATATTGCAGAGTTCAAGAGACGTACAAACTTACCTATAGTGATAAAGGGAATTCAACGTACTGAGGACGTCATACTTGCTGCTGAACATGGAGTGGATGGGGTAGTTTTGTCAAATCACGGAGGTAGACAGCTAGATGGAGCACCTCCTTCCCTACAAGTTTTGGCTGAGTGCATGCCTGTGCTGAGGCAACGTGGTCTTGACAAGAAGCTTGAGGTTTTCGTTGACGGAGGTATCCGCAGAGGTACAGACATCATGAAAGCTCTGTGTCTTGGAGCCAAGGGTGTTGGTTTGGGACGTCCTTTCCTGTACGCCAACTCAGCCTATGGACCTGACGGTGTGGAAAAGGCGATCgatattttgaagaacgaACTGATAATGAATATGCGTCTACTGGGAGTCACCAAGATTTCTGACTTGTCACCAGAGTTTGTCGATACCAGACCACTATTTGGCTTGACTGCCAACGATCGACTATTCAATAACAACTATTTAGACATCGAATTTCCTAAATTCAAGGACGAATAA